The genome window ACCTCGATGTCGAGGCTGGCCGAGACCTCCGGGTGCAGCCGGACGGTGACCCGGTGGGTGCCGAGGCTCTTGATCGGATTCTCGATCATGATGCGGCGCCGGTCGAGCTCGGGACCGCCGGCGGCCTTCACGGCCTCGGCGATGTCACCGGTGGTGACCGAACCGAACAGGCGGCCGGACTCACCCGCACGGGTCCTCAGCTGCACCTTGAGCGAGCCGAGCTGCTGGGCGATCTCCTCGGCGGCCTCCCGGTCGCGGATGGAGCGCAGCTCCCGGGCCCGCTTGATCGCGTCGATCTGGGACTGGGCGCCCTTGCTCCAGCGGATCGCCAGCCCACGGGGCAGCAGGTAGTTGCGGCCGTAACCGTCCTTGACCTCCACCACGTCACCGGGCGCGCCAAGGCCGGAGACCTCAGAGGTGAGAATGAGCTTCATGTCCTGAGTCCTCCTCCCTTAGCGCGAGGTGCTGGTGTACGGCAGCAGGGCCATCTCGCGGGCGTTCTTGATCGCGGTGGCCACGTCACGCTGGTGCTGGGTGCAGTTCCCCGTCACCCGGCGGGCACGGATCTTGCCGCGGTCGGAGATGAACTTGCGCAGCAGCGCGGTGTCCTTGTAGTCGACGTACGAGATCTTCTCGTGACAGAAGAGGCAAACCTTCTTCTTCGGTTTGCGCACTGCCGTCTTCGCCATCGTGGTGCTCCCTTTCAGAGCCCCGCGTACCGCGGGAATGGTCGATCGGTTGAGTGATGCGGAGGATGACCGAAGCGTCGATCACGCGCGTCCCCGGCCCGCCGGACTCGCCCGCCGCCCGAGCACCGGCCGGCGCTCACGCCGGCACGGCCCGGTGCACCCCGGCGGGACGACCGGACCGGGTCAGAACGGGGGCTCGTCGCTGAAGTCGCCGCCGAATCCGCCGTCCTGCGCGCCACCGCCGCCGCCGTACCCATAGCCCGGCGGCGGAGCCGGCGTCGCGGTCGCCCACGGGTCGGCCGCGGGGCCGCTCCCGAAGCCGCCGCTCTGCCGGGTGGTCTTGTTCACCTTGGCGGTGGCGTTGCGCAGCGAGGGGCCGACGTCATCGACCTCGACCTCGTAGACCGTCCGCCTCTCACCTTCCTTGGTCTCATACGACCGCTGACGCAGCCGCCCCTGCACGATCACCCGCATGCCGCGCTGCAGGCTCTCGGCGACGTTCTCCGCCGTCTGCCGCCACACGTTGCAGGTGAGGAACAGAGCCTCGCCGTCCTTCCACTCGTTGGTCTGCCGGTCGAGGTACCGCGGAGTGGACGCGACGCGGAACCGCGCCACGGCCTGCCCCGTGGGGGTGAAGCGCAGCTCCGGGTCGTCGACGAGGTTGCCGACGATGGTTATCTGGGTATCGCCTGCTGCCATCGGTCGCTTCGCCTTTCCTATCCCGTCGGGCCCCGTTCAGCGCCAGAGTACGGCGCTCGCCCGACAATCGCGGCGGGTCAGTGGAGGTCGGGACGGATGACCTTGGTGCGGAGCACGTTCTCGTTGAGGTTGAGCTGACGGTCCAGCTCCCGAACGGTCTCCGGCTTGCAGGTCAGGTCGATGACGGCGTAGATGCCCTCCGACCGCTTGGCGATGTCGTAGGCCAGCTTGCGCCGCCCCCAGACGTCCACCTTCTCCACGGTGCCGCCGTCGTTGCGGACGATGCTGAGGAACTGGTCGAGCGACGGCTCGACGGTGCGCTCATCGAGGGACGGGTCGAGGATGACCATCATCTCGTAACGGCGCATGAGAGATCCGAAACCTCCTTCGGACTTTCGCGGTCACGACACCCTGCCGTGACAGGAGGATCCCTGCGACTGGGGCCGGACTGCTCCCGCCACGGCCCACGTCAGACGCATTCGGTTAACCCTATCAGCACTGTGACGATCGCGTGGACCGGGAAAGGAGAGGGGGTAGGCAGCGGACAAAGGGGGGGATGACGATGCGGCTCGATCCACGGCCGGTGAAGGAGGAACCGCGGTCCCGGCTCGCCGTCAGCCGGCGGCCCCTGCAGAACGCCCTGGCCGGCGTGGTGTTCGTCATCGGCGTCACCGCGTTCGTCCTCGGGTTCATCGTCAGCGCTCACGTGATCGCCTCGGCCCTGGGCGCGATCGGGTTCTTCGCCGGGCTCTTCGCGCAGTACATTTCATCGACGACCGCCCAGCGCACGTTCATCGTCGCCGGCACGGTGGCGGCGTTCGTCGGGGCCGCTCTCGGGATCGCGCACGGCGGCTTCGATCCGAACGTCTGAGGTGGGCGCGGACGG of Thermobispora bispora DSM 43833 contains these proteins:
- the rplI gene encoding 50S ribosomal protein L9, with translation MKLILTSEVSGLGAPGDVVEVKDGYGRNYLLPRGLAIRWSKGAQSQIDAIKRARELRSIRDREAAEEIAQQLGSLKVQLRTRAGESGRLFGSVTTGDIAEAVKAAGGPELDRRRIMIENPIKSLGTHRVTVRLHPEVSASLDIEVVAA
- the rpsR gene encoding 30S ribosomal protein S18, with protein sequence MAKTAVRKPKKKVCLFCHEKISYVDYKDTALLRKFISDRGKIRARRVTGNCTQHQRDVATAIKNAREMALLPYTSTSR
- a CDS encoding single-stranded DNA-binding protein, whose amino-acid sequence is MAAGDTQITIVGNLVDDPELRFTPTGQAVARFRVASTPRYLDRQTNEWKDGEALFLTCNVWRQTAENVAESLQRGMRVIVQGRLRQRSYETKEGERRTVYEVEVDDVGPSLRNATAKVNKTTRQSGGFGSGPAADPWATATPAPPPGYGYGGGGGAQDGGFGGDFSDEPPF
- the rpsF gene encoding 30S ribosomal protein S6 yields the protein MRRYEMMVILDPSLDERTVEPSLDQFLSIVRNDGGTVEKVDVWGRRKLAYDIAKRSEGIYAVIDLTCKPETVRELDRQLNLNENVLRTKVIRPDLH